From Bifidobacterium longum subsp. longum JCM 1217, one genomic window encodes:
- a CDS encoding Lrp/AsnC family transcriptional regulator — protein MTAIDETDQRILTMLEADGRATLAQLAQATGLSVSAAQSRVQKLEKRGIIKGYKAIIDQEQRGLPISAFVNVTPLDYSAESSIPDKLNNIDGIVSCYSVAGAPSFVLVVRVASPTALEELLNLIHRTVPVSTETTMILQTYFAH, from the coding sequence ATGACCGCGATTGACGAGACCGACCAGCGCATCCTCACCATGCTGGAGGCCGACGGCCGCGCCACGCTCGCGCAACTGGCCCAGGCGACCGGACTGTCCGTCTCCGCCGCCCAGTCGCGCGTGCAGAAGCTGGAGAAGCGCGGCATCATCAAGGGATACAAGGCCATCATCGACCAAGAGCAGCGTGGCTTGCCCATCAGCGCGTTCGTCAACGTGACCCCGCTCGACTACTCAGCCGAATCCTCGATTCCGGACAAGCTGAACAATATCGACGGCATCGTCTCCTGCTATTCGGTGGCCGGCGCCCCCAGCTTCGTACTGGTGGTACGCGTGGCCTCCCCCACCGCCCTTGAGGAATTGCTCAATCTCATCCACCGCACGGTGCCGGTAAGCACCGAGACCACGATGATTCTGCAGACCTACTTCGCGCACTGA
- a CDS encoding pectinesterase family protein: MNAGTILYIPVAQAEGGATVTVKGQLYGPTLKLDGTDITTGTAVTIATDSTRYVPLSVEGTGSLYLTGIAIDYAAGSPAATSHTVTVGPNGQYRTIQAALDANDSSETDRLVLKITPGDYREKITVTKPGVTFANADVTAKRAVTIRASYYSSNTFDADGKFVPQDEFDLGTNKCATVTIGAGATGFSAYGITFQNDYNVVDHTAAGEQTPAVALNTQADKVYLKNSRIIGRQDTLYVQGAGNRVYVDGGYIEGTVDFVFGDANAYFAGTELHMAAFAGKNNGYFTAANTKKSGVGLVFDRCNLTVAAAYDDDAKLSLGRPWQTFAQYTQVRKGDGSSYVTGVDLGTKNSAYTDTSSAVTYLDSTMSSKITKNRWNVWTSKNQSGKSVDVTFHDDVRFAEYASHDETGALLDPADYKNVVLGSMSALDEAQVQAKRAELLAALGFGSAAGQWVVPDGAWPFAYDPNYSTGTDVQPTQPGGNASPNADSAAKADTMPETGSAIIAVVVVAVPLLVAGLALVAVRRNRQQ; this comes from the coding sequence GTGAACGCTGGAACCATCCTGTACATTCCGGTCGCACAGGCCGAGGGCGGCGCTACAGTCACCGTGAAGGGCCAGCTGTACGGTCCTACGCTCAAGCTCGACGGTACGGACATCACCACCGGCACTGCTGTAACCATCGCAACCGACAGCACGCGCTACGTGCCGCTCTCCGTTGAAGGCACGGGCAGCCTGTACCTGACCGGCATCGCCATCGACTACGCGGCCGGCTCCCCCGCCGCCACCAGCCACACGGTCACCGTGGGCCCGAACGGCCAGTACCGGACCATTCAAGCCGCTCTGGATGCTAACGACTCTTCCGAAACCGACCGACTAGTGCTGAAGATCACTCCGGGCGACTATCGCGAGAAGATCACCGTGACCAAGCCGGGCGTCACCTTCGCCAACGCCGACGTGACCGCCAAGCGCGCGGTGACGATTCGCGCCAGCTACTATTCGTCCAACACATTCGATGCCGACGGCAAGTTTGTGCCGCAGGATGAATTCGACCTTGGCACCAACAAGTGCGCCACCGTGACCATTGGCGCGGGTGCCACAGGTTTCTCCGCCTACGGCATCACCTTCCAGAACGATTACAACGTGGTGGATCACACGGCGGCGGGCGAGCAGACGCCGGCCGTGGCGCTGAACACCCAGGCAGACAAGGTGTACCTGAAGAACAGCCGCATCATCGGCCGTCAGGACACTCTGTACGTGCAGGGCGCCGGCAACCGCGTGTACGTGGACGGCGGCTACATCGAAGGCACGGTTGATTTCGTGTTCGGCGACGCCAACGCCTACTTCGCCGGCACCGAGCTGCACATGGCCGCGTTCGCCGGCAAGAACAACGGCTACTTCACCGCCGCCAACACCAAGAAGTCCGGCGTGGGCCTGGTGTTTGACCGCTGCAACTTGACCGTTGCCGCAGCATATGACGACGATGCCAAGCTTTCGCTGGGCCGCCCGTGGCAGACGTTCGCGCAGTACACGCAGGTGCGTAAGGGCGACGGCAGCAGCTATGTGACCGGCGTGGATTTGGGTACGAAGAACTCGGCGTATACGGACACTTCCTCGGCCGTGACCTACCTCGACAGCACGATGTCCAGCAAGATCACCAAGAATCGTTGGAATGTGTGGACCAGCAAGAACCAGAGCGGCAAAAGCGTGGACGTGACCTTCCACGATGATGTGCGATTCGCGGAATACGCCAGCCACGATGAAACCGGCGCGCTGCTTGATCCGGCTGATTATAAGAACGTCGTGCTCGGCTCGATGTCTGCTTTGGATGAGGCTCAGGTGCAGGCGAAGCGTGCTGAATTGCTCGCGGCACTGGGCTTCGGCTCGGCGGCTGGTCAGTGGGTTGTGCCGGATGGCGCGTGGCCATTCGCTTACGACCCGAACTACTCGACCGGCACTGATGTGCAGCCGACTCAGCCGGGCGGCAACGCCTCGCCTAACGCGGATTCGGCGGCCAAGGCCGACACCATGCCGGAAACCGGCTCGGCCATCATTGCGGTGGTTGTAGTCGCCGTGCCGCTGCTCGTTGCTGGCTTGGCGCTGGTAGCAGTGCGCCGCAATCGCCAGCAGTGA
- the gdhA gene encoding NADP-specific glutamate dehydrogenase, whose translation MLTDEYIKRVYDQVVARDGDQPEFLQAVREVFETLQPVVEKHPEYEKAGVLERIVEPERTIKFRVAWVDDEGKVQVNRGYRIQFNSAIGPYKGGLRFHPTVTESVVKFLGFEQILKNSLTTLPMGGGKGGSDFNPKGKSDAEVMRFCQAFMTELSRHIGQFTDVPAGDINVGGREIGYLFGQYKRIRDEYSGVLTGKGLEFGGSLARTEATGYGVCYYTQEALRVLRNDSFEGKTVVISGSGNVATYAAQKAEQLGAKVVTVSDSNGYIYDPNGINVEVVKQIKEVERGRIKEYAERVPGSEYHEGSKGVWTVKGDIALPCATQNEVDGESAQKLVDNGVTVVVEGANMPSTPEAIEVYQKNGVLYGPAKAANAGGVAVSGLEMSQNSYRLSWTFEEVDAKLKSIMEEIVANSLAAAKEYGHEGDLMLGANAAGFVKVANAMVAQGVL comes from the coding sequence ATGCTCACTGACGAGTACATCAAGCGTGTCTACGACCAGGTCGTTGCCCGTGACGGCGATCAGCCGGAGTTCCTGCAAGCCGTTCGCGAGGTCTTCGAGACCCTGCAGCCGGTTGTCGAGAAGCACCCGGAGTACGAGAAGGCCGGTGTACTGGAGCGCATCGTCGAGCCGGAGCGCACCATCAAGTTCCGCGTGGCCTGGGTTGACGACGAGGGCAAGGTTCAGGTGAACCGCGGCTACCGTATCCAGTTCAACTCCGCCATTGGCCCGTACAAGGGCGGACTACGCTTCCACCCGACCGTGACCGAGTCCGTCGTCAAGTTCCTTGGCTTCGAGCAGATTCTCAAGAACTCCCTGACCACGCTGCCGATGGGCGGCGGCAAGGGCGGTTCCGACTTCAACCCGAAGGGCAAGTCCGACGCTGAGGTCATGCGCTTCTGCCAGGCCTTCATGACTGAGCTGAGCCGCCACATCGGCCAGTTCACCGACGTTCCCGCCGGCGACATCAACGTCGGTGGTCGTGAGATCGGCTACCTGTTCGGCCAGTACAAGCGCATCCGCGACGAGTACTCCGGCGTCCTGACCGGTAAGGGTCTGGAATTCGGCGGTTCCCTGGCCCGCACCGAGGCCACCGGTTACGGCGTGTGCTACTACACCCAGGAAGCCCTGCGCGTGCTGCGCAACGACTCCTTCGAGGGCAAGACCGTCGTGATCTCCGGCTCCGGCAACGTGGCCACCTACGCCGCTCAGAAGGCTGAGCAGTTGGGCGCCAAGGTCGTCACCGTCTCCGACTCCAACGGCTACATCTACGACCCGAACGGCATCAACGTCGAGGTCGTCAAGCAGATCAAGGAAGTCGAGCGCGGCCGCATCAAGGAATACGCCGAGCGCGTTCCGGGCTCCGAGTACCACGAGGGCAGCAAGGGCGTGTGGACCGTCAAGGGCGACATCGCTCTGCCGTGCGCCACCCAGAACGAGGTTGATGGCGAATCCGCACAGAAGCTCGTGGACAACGGCGTGACCGTGGTCGTCGAGGGTGCGAACATGCCGTCCACCCCGGAGGCCATCGAGGTCTACCAGAAGAACGGCGTGCTGTACGGCCCGGCCAAGGCTGCCAACGCCGGTGGCGTGGCCGTCTCCGGCCTGGAGATGAGCCAGAACAGCTACCGCCTGTCTTGGACCTTCGAAGAGGTCGACGCCAAGCTCAAGTCCATCATGGAAGAAATCGTCGCCAACTCCCTGGCCGCCGCCAAGGAATACGGTCACGAGGGTGACCTGATGCTCGGTGCCAACGCCGCAGGCTTCGTCAAGGTCGCCAACGCCATGGTTGCCCAGGGCGTGCTGTGA